A stretch of Prunus dulcis chromosome 6, ALMONDv2, whole genome shotgun sequence DNA encodes these proteins:
- the LOC117633030 gene encoding feruloyl CoA ortho-hydroxylase F6H1-3-like, with translation MVPTMASPSGITNFVINNGNGVKGLSEMGLKSLPKQYIQPLEERISTASFGIKNSEETVPIIDMSNWDDPKVAEAICSAAEKWGFFQLVNHGVPVEVLEKVKEATHRFFELPAEEKSKNSKERSCSNNVRFGTSFSLQAEKALEWKDYLSLFYVSEDEASALWPPACKDEVLEYMKKSEILIKRLLETLMKRLNVKIDQAKEGLLMGSMRINLNYYPICPNPELTVGVGRHSDVSTLTVLLQDQIGGLYVLGGTDKKTWIHVPPVKGSLVINIGDALQIMSNGRYKSIEHRVAANGSKNRISVPIFVNPRPSDLISPLPEVLASGEKAVYKQVLYSDYVKHFFRKAHDGKSTIEFAKI, from the exons ATGGTTCCAACCATGGCCAGCCCTTCAGGTATCACCAACTTTGTTATAAACAATGGCAATGGAGTTAAGGGTCTTTCAGAAATGGGTCTCAAAAGCCTTCCAAAGCAATATATCCAGCCCCTTGAAGAGAGAATTAGCACTGCGAGTTTTGGGATAAAAAACTCCGAAGAGACTGTTCCCATAATCGACATGTCAAACTGGGACGACCCGAAAGTTGCAGAAGCTATTTGCAGTGCAGCAGAGAAGTGGGGGTTTTTTCAACTTGTCAACCATGGGGTGCCCGTTGAAGTGCTTGAGAAAGTGAAGGAGGCAACTCATCGCTTCTTTGAGTTGCCAGCTGAGGAGAAGAGTAAGAATTCGAAAGAGCGTTCGTGTTCGAACAATGTCCGGTTTGGGACGAGCTTTAGCCTTCAAGCAGAGAAGGCTTTGGAGTGGAAAGATTACCTTAGTCTCTTCTATGTTTCTGAGGATGAGGCCTCTGCACTTTGGCCTCCTGCCTGCAA GGATGAAGTGCTTGAATACATGAAGAAATCCGAAATTCTCATAAAACGACTCCTAGAGACGCTAATGAAGAGATTAAATGTGAAAATAGACCAAGCAAAAGAAGGTCTTCTAATGGGATCCATGCGGATTAACCTCAACTACTACCCCATTTGCCCAAACCCTGAGCTCACAGTTGGAGTTGGCCGCCACTCCGACGTCTCAACACTCACCGTCCTCCTTCAAGACCAGATTGGCGGCCTTTACGTGCTAGGCGGCACCGACAAGAAGACTTGGATTCATGTCCCTCCGGTGAAGGGGTCGTTGGTGATCAACATTGGTGATGCACTCCAAATCATGAGCAACGGACGATACAAGAGCATCGAGCATCGAGTGGCTGCGAATGGAAGTAAGAACAGGATTTCAGTCCCCATATTTGTCAACCCGAGGCCGTCGGATTTGATCTCTCCGCTGCCGGAAGTGCTTGCAAGTGGGGAGAAAGCAGTGTACAAGCAAGTTCTGTATTCTGATTATGTCAAGCATTTCTTCCGCAAGGCTCATGATGGGAAGAGTACGATTGAGTTTgccaaaatttga